One part of the Anaeromyxobacter sp. Fw109-5 genome encodes these proteins:
- a CDS encoding phosphomannomutase/phosphoglucomutase: protein MDTLSPTIFREYDIRGLVDQDLTEHAVHLVGKALGTRIREAGGRKAAVGRDARLSGERFRDAMVSALTSTGIDVLDLGVVPTPLTYFAAHTAGVDGICMITGSHNPPEYNGLKVGLGAATFHGEEIQALRRLAESGRFASGSGTVSPYDVITPYRKYVRENLRLGGRKLKVVVDAGNGTGGVIAVPILEALGVEVVPLFIDMDGRFPNHHPDPTVEKNLEHLKAKVLETKADLGIAYDGDADRVGAVDERGRVLWGDQIMILFSRALLAEEPGAAIVGEVKCSMSLYDDIAKRGGRAIMWKAGHSLIKAKMKEERALLAGEMSGHIFFAHRWFGFDDGIYSSARLVELLSRTDAPLSALLADVPRTESTPELRVDCPEDKKFEVVRRAQEFFAARYEAVTVDGVRVVFPDGWGLVRASNTQPLLVLRFEARTKERLDEIEALVRGKVAEIMREVGA from the coding sequence ATGGACACGCTCTCGCCCACGATCTTCCGTGAGTACGACATCCGCGGGCTCGTCGATCAGGACCTGACGGAGCACGCGGTCCACCTCGTGGGCAAGGCGCTCGGGACGCGCATCCGCGAGGCGGGCGGGCGCAAGGCGGCCGTCGGCCGCGACGCGCGCCTCTCCGGCGAGCGCTTCCGCGACGCGATGGTCTCGGCGCTCACCTCGACCGGGATCGACGTGCTGGATCTCGGCGTGGTGCCGACCCCGCTCACCTACTTCGCGGCGCACACCGCGGGCGTGGACGGCATCTGCATGATCACCGGCTCCCACAACCCGCCGGAGTACAACGGCCTCAAGGTGGGGCTCGGCGCGGCGACCTTCCACGGCGAGGAGATCCAGGCGCTGCGACGGCTCGCCGAGTCCGGGCGGTTCGCGAGCGGGTCCGGCACGGTGAGCCCGTACGACGTGATCACCCCCTACCGGAAGTACGTCCGGGAGAACCTCCGCCTCGGCGGCCGCAAGCTGAAGGTGGTGGTGGACGCCGGGAACGGGACCGGCGGCGTGATCGCCGTGCCCATCCTCGAGGCGCTCGGGGTCGAGGTGGTGCCGCTGTTCATCGACATGGACGGCCGCTTCCCGAACCACCACCCGGATCCGACCGTGGAGAAGAACCTCGAGCACCTGAAGGCGAAGGTGCTGGAGACGAAGGCGGACCTCGGCATCGCCTACGACGGCGACGCGGATCGCGTGGGCGCGGTGGACGAGCGGGGGCGGGTGCTGTGGGGGGATCAGATCATGATCCTCTTCTCGCGCGCGCTCCTCGCCGAGGAGCCCGGCGCCGCCATCGTCGGCGAGGTGAAGTGCTCGATGTCGCTCTACGACGACATCGCGAAGCGCGGCGGACGCGCCATCATGTGGAAGGCCGGGCACAGCCTCATCAAGGCCAAGATGAAGGAGGAGCGCGCGCTGCTCGCCGGCGAGATGAGCGGGCACATCTTCTTCGCCCACCGCTGGTTCGGGTTCGACGACGGGATCTACTCGTCGGCGCGCCTCGTGGAGCTGCTCTCCCGGACGGACGCGCCGCTCTCGGCCCTGCTCGCCGACGTCCCCCGGACCGAGTCCACGCCGGAGCTGCGGGTCGACTGCCCGGAGGACAAGAAGTTCGAGGTGGTGCGCCGCGCCCAGGAGTTCTTCGCCGCGCGCTACGAGGCGGTGACGGTGGACGGCGTGCGCGTCGTCTTCCCGGACGGCTGGGGGCTCGTGCGGGCCTCGAACACCCAGCCGCTGCTCGTGCTGCGCTTCGAGGCGCGCACGAAGGAGCGGCTCGACGAGATCGAGGCGCTCGTGCGCGGCAAGGTCGCCGAGATCATGCGGGAGGTGGGGGCCTAG
- a CDS encoding ROK family protein, protein MPLGIGVDLGGTNARAAVVDADTGEIVAAHKEPLRDRTPAGVVEIVRHAIGEATSAASVVPGVFGAVGVGVAGQCLGRTGVVLNAPNLGWRDIAFGELLRDALGVPVRVANDLSVAAWGEKRFGAAKGIDDVVLVFVGSGVGSGLILDGRLYDGAQGVAGEFGHVKVTPLRAETAVRRCGCGDWGCLEAYTSGVNVATRVREELAAGARTAIFERVGGDLARVTASLVDDAYRAGDAYARALWAEVGELLGTAIANLVTVLNPARLILGGGVLLGCPALGELVRRTFDAKVSKSAGKGLSIEHAWLGDDAGVIGAAVLP, encoded by the coding sequence ATGCCGCTCGGGATCGGCGTGGACCTGGGGGGGACGAACGCGCGCGCCGCGGTCGTGGACGCCGACACGGGCGAGATCGTCGCCGCGCACAAGGAGCCGCTGCGGGACCGCACCCCGGCGGGCGTGGTCGAGATCGTGCGCCACGCCATCGGGGAGGCCACCTCCGCGGCGAGCGTGGTCCCGGGTGTCTTCGGGGCGGTGGGGGTGGGCGTCGCAGGGCAGTGCCTGGGGCGCACCGGGGTCGTGCTGAACGCGCCGAACCTGGGGTGGCGCGACATCGCCTTCGGGGAGCTGCTCCGCGACGCGCTCGGCGTGCCCGTGCGGGTCGCGAACGACCTGTCGGTCGCGGCCTGGGGCGAGAAGCGCTTCGGCGCGGCGAAGGGGATCGACGACGTGGTGCTCGTGTTCGTCGGCTCCGGCGTCGGCTCGGGCCTCATCCTGGACGGCCGGCTGTACGACGGCGCGCAGGGCGTCGCGGGGGAGTTCGGCCACGTGAAGGTCACGCCGCTGCGCGCCGAGACGGCGGTGCGTCGCTGCGGCTGCGGTGACTGGGGCTGCCTCGAGGCCTACACCTCGGGGGTGAACGTGGCGACGCGCGTGCGCGAGGAGCTCGCCGCCGGCGCGCGCACCGCCATCTTCGAGCGGGTGGGTGGAGACCTCGCGCGCGTGACCGCGAGCCTGGTGGACGACGCTTACCGGGCGGGCGACGCCTACGCCCGGGCGCTCTGGGCGGAGGTGGGCGAGCTGCTCGGCACCGCCATCGCGAACCTCGTCACCGTGCTCAACCCCGCCCGGCTCATCCTGGGCGGCGGCGTGCTGCTCGGCTGCCCCGCCCTCGGGGAGCTCGTGCGCCGGACCTTCGACGCGAAGGTCTCCAAGTCCGCGGGGAAGGGGCTCAGCATCGAGCACGCGTGGCTGGGAGACGATGCGGGCGTGATCGGCGCCGCCGTGTTGCCCTAG
- a CDS encoding energy transducer TonB has translation MGRLPPPLAYAVSAALHLAALAGLARLPPLPALGDEVAVEVVDVAPPPPPPPAPAPAPAPTPAPEPEPLGPAPRRAPVKAPPLAPRAARPDPAPPPPSAEPPADAPRRAAVRVGVAMSATTEGGSFSAPSGNTLHGEMPRTAPDPQDVQPYRSERYASPAQVTVLPRPISCEIPQAEYPEAARRAGVEGRVVLTLLVDEAGRVADAKVVESPGHGLGEAAVAGVKRHCRFDPARRGEERVATRLRYTVRYELP, from the coding sequence ATGGGGCGCCTCCCGCCGCCGCTCGCCTACGCCGTCTCCGCCGCGCTCCACCTCGCGGCGCTCGCCGGCCTCGCGCGCCTGCCGCCCCTTCCGGCCCTCGGTGACGAGGTCGCCGTGGAGGTCGTCGACGTCGCGCCGCCCCCGCCCCCACCTCCCGCGCCCGCGCCCGCGCCTGCCCCCACCCCGGCGCCCGAGCCGGAGCCGCTCGGGCCCGCGCCGCGCCGCGCGCCGGTGAAGGCGCCGCCGCTCGCACCGCGGGCCGCGCGCCCCGATCCCGCCCCGCCGCCGCCCAGCGCCGAGCCGCCCGCGGACGCGCCGAGGCGCGCGGCGGTCCGCGTCGGGGTGGCCATGTCGGCCACGACCGAGGGCGGCTCCTTCTCTGCGCCCTCCGGCAACACGCTCCACGGCGAGATGCCGCGCACCGCGCCCGACCCGCAGGACGTGCAGCCGTATCGCTCCGAGCGCTACGCGTCACCCGCTCAGGTGACGGTGCTGCCCCGCCCGATCTCCTGCGAGATCCCGCAGGCCGAGTACCCGGAGGCGGCTCGCCGCGCCGGAGTGGAGGGTCGCGTGGTGCTCACGCTCCTCGTGGACGAGGCCGGGCGCGTCGCGGACGCGAAGGTGGTGGAGTCGCCCGGCCACGGCCTCGGAGAGGCCGCCGTCGCCGGCGTGAAGCGCCACTGCCGCTTCGACCCCGCGCGCAGGGGCGAGGAGCGCGTCGCGACGAGGCTCCGCTACACGGTGCGCTACGAATTGCCGTGA
- a CDS encoding biopolymer transporter ExbD yields the protein MAGLSGGENDDDLISGINVTPLVDVVLVLLIIFMVTATYIVRAAIEVELPRAAHGGETTGTVLTVVLTRDGKVYLDGVERTEQELVARTREAVRKDAGTRAVISADKGALHGAVVRAIDLVRDGGVTRFAIHVERER from the coding sequence ATGGCCGGGCTCTCCGGCGGCGAGAACGACGACGACCTCATCAGCGGCATCAACGTCACGCCGCTCGTCGACGTCGTCCTCGTGCTGCTCATCATCTTCATGGTGACCGCCACCTACATCGTCCGGGCGGCCATCGAGGTCGAGCTGCCGCGCGCGGCGCACGGCGGCGAGACCACCGGCACGGTCCTCACGGTCGTGCTCACCCGCGACGGGAAGGTCTACCTGGACGGCGTCGAGCGGACCGAGCAGGAGCTCGTCGCGCGGACGCGCGAGGCGGTGCGCAAGGACGCCGGCACCCGCGCCGTGATCTCCGCCGACAAGGGTGCGCTGCACGGGGCGGTGGTGCGCGCCATCGACCTCGTGCGCGACGGCGGGGTGACCCGCTTCGCGATCCACGTCGAGCGGGAGCGGTGA
- a CDS encoding MotA/TolQ/ExbB proton channel family protein, which produces MLQKQLLGFTNLGAEWVLWLLIALSVASIGVMIERVAFFLSRRAGDVDALRRQLLAGDLAGASAAVEGRRGMEAEVVRAAVAHAAMGPDAVREVVSGTIERSRIDYEQRLAFLGTLGNNAPFIGLFGTVLGIVRAFFELSRNPGAAGAGTVMAGISEALVATAVGLFVALPAVVAYNLFQRGLRRTAQRATALGHAAIAHLEARPGREA; this is translated from the coding sequence ATGCTCCAGAAGCAGCTCCTCGGGTTCACGAACCTCGGCGCCGAGTGGGTCCTCTGGCTCCTCATCGCCCTCTCCGTCGCCTCCATCGGCGTGATGATCGAGCGCGTCGCCTTCTTCCTCTCCCGCCGGGCGGGCGACGTGGACGCGCTGCGGCGGCAGCTCCTCGCCGGGGACCTCGCGGGCGCGAGCGCCGCGGTGGAAGGGCGCCGCGGCATGGAGGCGGAGGTGGTGCGCGCCGCGGTCGCGCACGCGGCGATGGGCCCCGACGCGGTGCGCGAGGTCGTCTCCGGGACGATCGAGCGCTCGCGCATCGACTACGAGCAGCGGCTCGCCTTCCTCGGCACCCTCGGCAACAACGCTCCCTTCATCGGCCTGTTCGGCACGGTCCTCGGCATCGTGCGGGCCTTCTTCGAGCTCTCGCGCAACCCCGGCGCCGCAGGCGCCGGCACGGTCATGGCGGGCATCAGCGAGGCGCTCGTCGCCACCGCCGTCGGGCTGTTCGTGGCGCTGCCCGCCGTGGTCGCCTACAACCTGTTCCAGCGCGGCCTCCGCCGGACGGCCCAGCGGGCGACGGCGCTCGGGCACGCGGCCATCGCGCACCTCGAGGCGCGCCCCGGCAGGGAGGCGTGA
- a CDS encoding NFACT family protein codes for MSLGAGEIEAVVRELAPLVGSRVDAVRVHAERALTLELFGRAGPVLLLLSAEPDVTRLHVTRARPPQPATPFPFQVLLRREIEGARLAAIETLPGDRVVALALETPRGRLRLVGELTGRHGNLFLLGDDGIIRASAGRNLSQRRKLVAGEPYVAPAPPPSPRVERPRFTAEPSGPFPLSAAVEARYAALVQERLVAEGRRRLREPVRAGVARASRALEKLADEAARVPVAEADRRAADLLKANLRAVKRGEREVTLTEWTEEGPREVRVALDPALAPQANMERLYRRYRRIVESAERVAARTAGVRGREAALRSLLGEIDSAPLEELPRLEREARRLGAGPRPQPQPQPRPAGPGGRARARPEPLPYRVFRSAAGAAILVGRGAAENDRLTLRVARGNDLWLHARGVPGAHVVVRLEKGRGPDQGTLLDAAHLALHFSDARGAPQADVAYTRAKYVRKPKGAGPGAVTYSQEKVLLLRTEPQRIARLLAEEEGGQE; via the coding sequence ATGTCGCTCGGCGCGGGTGAGATCGAGGCGGTCGTCCGGGAGCTCGCGCCCCTCGTCGGCTCCCGCGTCGACGCGGTGCGGGTCCACGCCGAGCGCGCGCTGACCCTCGAGCTGTTCGGGCGCGCCGGGCCCGTGCTCCTCCTCCTCTCCGCCGAGCCGGACGTCACGCGCCTCCACGTCACGCGCGCCCGCCCGCCGCAGCCCGCCACGCCCTTCCCCTTCCAGGTGCTGCTGCGCCGCGAGATCGAGGGCGCGCGCCTCGCCGCGATCGAGACGCTCCCGGGGGATCGGGTGGTGGCGCTCGCGCTCGAGACGCCGCGCGGCCGCCTGCGGCTCGTCGGGGAGCTGACCGGCCGGCACGGCAACCTGTTCCTGCTGGGCGACGACGGGATCATCCGGGCGAGCGCCGGGCGCAACCTCTCGCAGCGGCGCAAGCTCGTCGCCGGCGAGCCGTACGTCGCGCCCGCGCCCCCGCCTTCGCCCCGCGTCGAGCGGCCGCGCTTCACGGCCGAGCCCTCGGGCCCGTTCCCGCTCTCGGCCGCGGTCGAGGCGCGCTACGCGGCCCTCGTGCAGGAGCGGCTCGTGGCGGAGGGCCGCCGCCGGCTCCGCGAGCCGGTCCGCGCGGGCGTCGCCCGCGCCTCGCGCGCGCTCGAGAAGCTGGCCGACGAGGCGGCGCGCGTGCCGGTCGCCGAGGCCGACCGGCGCGCGGCGGACCTCCTCAAGGCGAACCTCCGCGCGGTGAAGCGCGGGGAGCGCGAGGTGACGCTCACGGAGTGGACGGAGGAGGGGCCGCGCGAGGTGCGCGTCGCCCTCGATCCCGCCCTCGCGCCGCAGGCCAACATGGAGCGGCTCTACCGCCGCTATCGGCGCATCGTGGAGAGCGCGGAGCGCGTGGCCGCGCGGACCGCGGGGGTGCGGGGCCGCGAGGCGGCGCTCCGCTCGCTCCTCGGCGAGATCGACTCGGCGCCGCTCGAGGAGCTCCCCCGCCTCGAGCGCGAGGCGCGCCGGCTCGGGGCGGGCCCCCGGCCGCAGCCGCAGCCGCAGCCGCGCCCCGCCGGGCCCGGCGGCCGCGCGCGGGCGCGCCCGGAGCCGCTCCCCTACCGCGTCTTCCGCTCCGCCGCCGGCGCCGCCATCCTCGTCGGCCGTGGCGCCGCCGAGAACGATCGCCTCACGCTCCGGGTCGCGCGCGGCAACGACCTCTGGCTGCACGCCCGCGGTGTCCCCGGCGCGCACGTGGTGGTGCGGCTCGAGAAGGGCCGCGGCCCCGACCAGGGGACGCTCCTCGACGCCGCCCACCTCGCCCTCCACTTCTCCGACGCGCGCGGCGCCCCGCAGGCGGACGTCGCGTACACACGCGCGAAGTACGTCCGCAAGCCCAAGGGCGCAGGCCCGGGCGCGGTGACGTACAGCCAGGAGAAGGTCCTGCTGCTCCGCACGGAGCCGCAGCGCATCGCGCGGCTGCTGGCGGAGGAGGAGGGCGGCCAGGAGTAG
- a CDS encoding outer membrane protein assembly factor: MVRRVALALLVPLALGATGCLRARGTESEPIVTELKLEGVEALDAEDIKAKLATQEPAAPGGVTGLVRREGFPLDPDALASDRRRVEAFYRDRGYYAARVDKVDVVPDGPGRARVVMHVVEGKPVRVTELHIKGLEEVAEARERLKELPLEVGDVFRVSAYDATKAAITRGLRTKGWANAEVTQAAQVLPQEGTAQVTYEVKAGRRFRFGPIFVAGTSAVSRDLVREQASVDVRTGAWFDESKLSKAQARVFNLGVFAGVRVTRGTPSAERGIIPVVVAVREAPFRTIRAGPGLGVEATRWEARGNASWQHRNLFGELRRFGIDLRAGYAWLPTPWADQRSGVVALIGFEFQQPAAIARRLDVSARVEVERGLELAYGFWAERVELGLPVRISPRWTFIPSYNLEVYQLSDAPEAVVTRPGTPEAETRPLLVGCPSSTCLLSYLEQRLAWDGRDDAVNTRRGYYVGLSLQEGFRIGTVGYRYLRFLPEVRGFWPLSRKLVLGARARVGALVPLTEPKEPPIVANFYSGGPLSMRGYYTRRLSPMIEVGKNDWVPVGGNGLFDGSLELRYALAGNWSGAWFLDAGNVAPPDNGETAWREALSLGDLQLASGVGLRYATPFGPIGVDVGVRLPTDLSSGVPFDKRFPPVPSNPNAGTAEHREPIVAVHITIGEAF, translated from the coding sequence ATGGTGCGCCGCGTCGCTCTCGCGCTGCTCGTCCCGCTCGCGCTCGGCGCCACCGGCTGCCTGCGCGCCCGCGGCACGGAGAGCGAGCCGATCGTGACCGAGCTGAAGCTCGAGGGCGTGGAGGCCCTCGACGCCGAGGACATCAAGGCGAAGCTCGCGACGCAGGAGCCGGCCGCGCCGGGGGGCGTCACGGGGCTCGTCAGGCGCGAGGGTTTCCCGCTGGATCCGGACGCCCTCGCGTCCGATCGGCGGCGCGTCGAGGCGTTCTACCGCGACCGCGGCTACTACGCGGCGCGCGTCGACAAGGTCGACGTGGTGCCCGACGGGCCCGGGCGCGCCCGCGTGGTGATGCACGTGGTGGAGGGGAAGCCGGTCCGGGTGACCGAGCTGCACATCAAGGGGCTGGAGGAGGTGGCCGAGGCGCGCGAGCGGCTGAAGGAGCTGCCGCTCGAGGTCGGGGACGTCTTCCGCGTGTCGGCCTACGACGCGACGAAGGCGGCCATCACCAGGGGGCTGCGCACGAAGGGCTGGGCGAACGCGGAGGTGACGCAGGCCGCCCAGGTGCTGCCGCAGGAGGGGACCGCGCAGGTGACGTACGAGGTGAAGGCGGGTCGCCGCTTCCGCTTCGGCCCGATCTTCGTGGCGGGGACCTCGGCGGTCTCGCGCGATCTCGTGCGCGAACAGGCCTCGGTGGACGTGAGGACCGGTGCCTGGTTCGACGAGTCGAAGCTCTCGAAGGCGCAGGCGCGCGTGTTCAACCTGGGCGTCTTCGCCGGGGTGCGCGTGACCCGCGGCACGCCCAGCGCGGAGCGGGGCATCATCCCGGTGGTGGTGGCGGTGCGCGAAGCTCCCTTTCGCACCATCCGCGCCGGGCCCGGCCTCGGGGTGGAGGCGACGCGCTGGGAGGCGCGGGGCAACGCGTCGTGGCAGCACCGCAACCTGTTCGGCGAGCTGCGGCGGTTCGGGATCGACCTGCGGGCCGGCTACGCCTGGCTGCCCACGCCGTGGGCCGACCAGCGCAGCGGCGTCGTCGCGCTGATCGGCTTCGAGTTCCAGCAGCCCGCCGCCATCGCCCGCCGCCTCGACGTGTCCGCCCGGGTGGAGGTCGAGCGCGGGCTCGAGCTCGCCTACGGGTTCTGGGCAGAGCGGGTCGAGCTCGGCCTCCCCGTCCGGATCTCCCCGCGCTGGACGTTCATCCCCTCCTACAACCTCGAGGTGTACCAGCTCTCCGACGCGCCCGAGGCGGTGGTGACCAGGCCCGGCACGCCGGAGGCCGAGACCCGCCCGCTCCTCGTCGGCTGCCCGAGCAGCACCTGCCTCCTCTCCTACCTGGAGCAGCGCCTCGCCTGGGACGGGCGCGACGATGCCGTGAACACCCGGCGCGGCTACTACGTCGGGCTCTCGCTGCAGGAGGGCTTCCGCATCGGGACCGTCGGCTACCGCTACCTGCGCTTCCTCCCCGAGGTGCGCGGGTTCTGGCCCCTCTCGCGGAAGCTCGTGCTCGGCGCGCGGGCGCGGGTGGGCGCGCTCGTCCCGCTCACCGAGCCGAAGGAGCCGCCCATCGTCGCGAACTTCTACTCGGGCGGCCCGCTCTCGATGCGCGGCTACTACACCCGCCGCCTCTCCCCGATGATCGAGGTGGGCAAGAACGACTGGGTGCCGGTCGGCGGCAACGGGCTCTTCGACGGCTCGCTCGAGCTGCGCTACGCGTTGGCCGGGAACTGGTCCGGCGCGTGGTTCCTCGACGCCGGGAACGTGGCGCCGCCGGACAACGGGGAGACCGCCTGGCGCGAGGCCCTCTCGCTCGGCGACCTCCAGCTCGCGAGCGGGGTCGGCCTCCGCTACGCGACCCCGTTCGGACCGATCGGCGTCGACGTGGGGGTGCGGCTGCCGACCGACCTCTCGTCCGGGGTCCCCTTCGACAAGCGCTTCCCGCCGGTGCCCTCGAACCCGAACGCCGGGACTGCGGAGCACCGTGAGCCGATCGTCGCCGTTCACATCACCATCGGCGAGGCGTTCTAG